A region from the Mucilaginibacter sp. CSA2-8R genome encodes:
- a CDS encoding DUF1456 family protein, protein MKKLRVAMKFTDDDIVAVLKLADFNVSKAELSAIFRAEDHPNFKPCGDQILRNFLNGLIIYKRGPREKKPAKDTK, encoded by the coding sequence ATGAAAAAACTCCGGGTAGCCATGAAGTTTACCGACGACGATATTGTAGCCGTTTTAAAGCTGGCCGACTTTAATGTAAGTAAAGCAGAGCTAAGCGCAATTTTCCGCGCCGAAGACCATCCTAATTTTAAGCCCTGCGGCGATCAGATATTACGCAATTTTTTAAACGGCCTGATTATCTATAAACGTGGCCCAAGAGAAAAGAAACCAGCAAAGGACACCAAATAA
- a CDS encoding TlpA disulfide reductase family protein produces MKKYFALLLISIISVGAFAQSKLKAGTWRGVLMPAAGGELPFNFEVKDTAGRQQLTIFNAGERFKVKDIRAKGDSVFIHMPLFDSEFKLQHKANTLTGNWIRHLGNRDAVIPFTAQYNVKWRFFEKPATPAYQITGRWSAIFGEGAERDTTVGEFVQKGNRVTGTFLTTTGDYRYLEGTLSGKKLYLSCFDGGHAFLFTATLSDAKTMADGLFGTTSWTAVKNPKAQLPDAYSLTVLKPEYKKIEFSFPDLNGQKVSLNDARFKNKVVILQIMGSWCPNCMDETAYLVNYYKKYHKKGVEVLGLAYERSAEFELARKAVLQEKSHFNVPYPLLLTGYTNNKKETAKSLPMLSNFLAFPTTIIIDKKGDVRKIYTGFSGPGTGIHYTEFANGFERLTDNLLAEK; encoded by the coding sequence ATGAAAAAATACTTTGCTCTTTTATTGATTAGTATAATTAGTGTTGGTGCGTTTGCACAAAGTAAGCTTAAAGCCGGCACCTGGAGGGGCGTACTTATGCCTGCTGCCGGCGGCGAGTTGCCTTTTAATTTCGAAGTAAAAGATACTGCCGGCAGGCAACAATTAACTATTTTTAACGCCGGCGAGCGTTTCAAGGTTAAAGATATCAGAGCTAAAGGTGATTCTGTTTTTATCCATATGCCTTTGTTCGATTCGGAGTTTAAGCTGCAGCACAAAGCCAATACGCTAACCGGCAACTGGATTAGGCACTTGGGCAACCGTGATGCCGTAATACCATTTACAGCACAATACAATGTAAAGTGGCGTTTTTTTGAGAAGCCTGCAACTCCGGCTTATCAAATCACTGGCAGGTGGTCGGCTATATTTGGCGAAGGGGCCGAACGTGACACTACCGTGGGCGAGTTTGTGCAAAAAGGCAACCGCGTAACGGGTACCTTTTTAACCACCACCGGTGATTACCGTTACCTGGAAGGTACCCTAAGCGGCAAGAAGCTCTACTTATCCTGCTTTGATGGCGGCCACGCTTTTTTGTTTACTGCAACTCTTTCGGATGCAAAAACAATGGCTGACGGACTGTTTGGTACTACATCATGGACCGCAGTAAAAAACCCTAAAGCCCAGTTGCCAGATGCTTACTCGCTTACCGTTTTAAAGCCAGAGTATAAAAAAATCGAATTTTCATTTCCTGATTTAAACGGGCAAAAGGTAAGCCTTAACGATGCGCGTTTTAAAAACAAGGTAGTAATTCTGCAAATTATGGGTTCGTGGTGCCCTAACTGTATGGACGAAACAGCCTATCTGGTAAACTACTATAAAAAATATCACAAAAAAGGTGTTGAAGTGCTGGGCTTAGCCTACGAGCGTAGCGCTGAGTTTGAGTTGGCCCGCAAAGCTGTGTTACAGGAGAAAAGCCATTTCAATGTGCCTTATCCATTGTTGCTTACCGGATATACTAACAACAAAAAAGAAACTGCTAAAAGTTTGCCTATGCTAAGTAACTTCTTGGCGTTTCCTACCACCATTATTATTGATAAAAAGGGCGATGTGCGTAAAATTTATACCGGTTTTAGTGGTCCCGGAACGGGCATACATTACACCGAATTTGCAAACGGATTTGAAAGACTAACGGATAATTTACTGGCCGAAAAATAA
- the pnuC gene encoding nicotinamide riboside transporter PnuC, translating into MGKILYLAMYFLHSLLNWLLHQSWLELTGVITGLICVYLAAINNVWNWPFAIVNTAIYIFIFAEAALYADMGQNAYLLIINIYGWYYWSRQPLNAPKVPVARITQKQVFILLTVAALLTPALGLLLVHLAPILHYQPAAYPYLDSFCTVISLTAQVFMARKVLENWLIWIFVDIIYVGIYLSKGLQPTAFMFAVYACIALKGYLDWRKDYRQQPELSA; encoded by the coding sequence ATGGGCAAAATTTTATATTTGGCTATGTACTTTTTGCATTCATTACTTAATTGGCTGCTGCACCAAAGCTGGCTTGAATTAACCGGTGTAATTACCGGCTTAATTTGCGTTTACCTGGCGGCCATTAACAATGTATGGAATTGGCCGTTCGCTATTGTTAATACGGCCATTTATATATTCATTTTTGCAGAAGCGGCTCTGTATGCAGATATGGGGCAAAATGCTTATCTACTTATCATCAACATTTATGGATGGTATTACTGGAGCCGACAACCCCTTAATGCACCTAAGGTACCAGTGGCGCGCATCACTCAAAAGCAGGTTTTCATATTATTGACTGTTGCTGCACTACTTACACCGGCGCTGGGCCTGCTATTGGTTCACTTAGCTCCTATATTGCATTATCAGCCTGCGGCCTATCCTTATCTGGACAGTTTTTGCACTGTAATAAGTTTAACTGCACAAGTATTTATGGCACGTAAGGTTTTAGAAAACTGGCTAATCTGGATTTTTGTAGATATTATTTATGTAGGTATTTACTTAAGCAAAGGCTTACAGCCTACCGCTTTTATGTTTGCTGTATATGCCTGCATTGCCTTGAAAGGATACCTGGACTGGCGGAAAGATTACCGGCAGCAACCTGAATTAAGTGCATAA
- a CDS encoding SDR family oxidoreductase has protein sequence MDLKLKNKVALVLASSKGLGKAIAATLAQEGAIVIIASRNEEELSKTADEIRQLSNTQVTFVKADVAKAEDAECLIKQVGSQHGKIDILINNAGGPPFAPFEKFDDEQWQSAFELNLLSFARLSRLVLPYMQKAGAGRIVNIISGSVKSVLANSVLSTSMRMGVVGMAKMMADELGPHNITVNNVAPGLILTDRIKHTLPPDQDPEQALKERSAQIPLRRIGEPYELAALVAFLASGQASYISGTTIQVDGGASRSIY, from the coding sequence ATGGACTTAAAACTAAAAAATAAGGTAGCGTTAGTACTGGCTTCCAGCAAAGGTTTGGGTAAAGCTATCGCTGCTACGCTGGCGCAAGAGGGAGCTATAGTGATTATTGCTTCGCGTAACGAAGAAGAACTGAGCAAAACAGCTGATGAAATTAGACAGTTAAGCAACACACAGGTTACTTTTGTCAAAGCTGATGTTGCTAAGGCAGAAGATGCAGAGTGTTTAATTAAACAAGTAGGCAGTCAGCATGGCAAAATTGATATTTTGATTAACAATGCAGGCGGTCCACCCTTTGCGCCATTTGAAAAATTTGATGATGAGCAGTGGCAAAGCGCTTTCGAACTCAACTTGCTTAGCTTTGCCCGTTTAAGCCGGTTGGTATTGCCTTATATGCAAAAGGCAGGAGCAGGGCGTATCGTCAACATCATCAGTGGTTCGGTAAAATCGGTATTAGCTAATTCGGTACTTTCTACCAGTATGCGTATGGGGGTAGTAGGGATGGCAAAAATGATGGCTGATGAATTAGGGCCTCACAACATCACCGTAAACAACGTGGCACCCGGACTTATTTTAACCGACAGAATTAAACACACCCTGCCGCCAGATCAGGATCCGGAACAAGCACTGAAGGAACGCTCAGCACAAATTCCGTTGCGCCGCATAGGGGAGCCGTATGAGCTTGCGGCTTTAGTAGCTTTCCTGGCTTCGGGGCAGGCGTCTTACATATCGGGCACAACCATTCAGGTTGATGGTGGTGCAAGCCGGAGTATTTATTAA
- a CDS encoding diacylglycerol kinase family protein encodes MPPNTPSKLTFTQSFQKLIRSFGYAFNGIKHATLTELNFRIHLVATLITVLAGYALHINNMEWLWVGLCITLVLVTELLNTAIERLTDLVSPAYHPIAGHVKDIAAGAVTIMTFFAIITGGVIFLPKLINLIHHAA; translated from the coding sequence ATGCCGCCAAACACGCCATCTAAGCTTACGTTTACTCAAAGTTTTCAAAAACTCATTCGGAGTTTTGGCTATGCATTTAACGGTATCAAACATGCAACACTTACCGAACTTAATTTTCGTATCCATCTTGTTGCTACTTTAATAACCGTTTTGGCGGGCTATGCCTTACACATTAATAATATGGAATGGCTGTGGGTTGGACTATGCATTACGTTAGTTTTAGTAACCGAACTTTTAAATACCGCTATTGAAAGATTGACCGACCTGGTATCGCCAGCATATCACCCTATAGCTGGCCACGTAAAAGATATTGCGGCAGGCGCCGTTACCATTATGACTTTCTTTGCTATAATCACAGGTGGCGTTATATTTTTACCTAAACTAATTAATTTGATACACCATGCTGCATAA
- the recO gene encoding DNA repair protein RecO, which produces MLHKTRGIVLKQTDYGETSVIVQIFTEKFGLQSYIINGVKKPKAKITRNMLQALHLLDLVVYYKNTGAIQRIKELKNVPMLQHLPYDVVKSSIALFLNEVLYKAIKQQTPDEQLFEYIFRSVELLDNLKEGLANFHLVFMVGLTRYLGFYPDYSTAANADYFDMRNGVFTRYKPESPLFLSPPHTQNFYQLLQHGFDNLAGIKLAADERRYLITRLLEYYALHIEGFGNIHSHEVLEEVLS; this is translated from the coding sequence ATGCTGCATAAAACACGGGGCATTGTGCTTAAACAAACCGACTACGGCGAAACCAGCGTTATCGTACAAATTTTCACCGAAAAATTTGGCCTGCAATCGTATATCATTAACGGCGTAAAAAAGCCTAAAGCAAAAATTACCCGTAACATGTTGCAGGCCCTGCACCTGCTCGACCTGGTGGTATACTACAAAAATACCGGCGCCATACAACGCATTAAAGAACTCAAGAATGTGCCGATGCTGCAACACCTACCATATGACGTAGTGAAAAGCAGCATTGCTTTGTTTTTGAACGAAGTTTTATACAAAGCCATTAAACAGCAAACGCCCGATGAACAACTATTTGAATATATCTTTAGAAGCGTTGAATTGCTTGATAACTTAAAAGAAGGATTGGCTAACTTTCACCTGGTATTTATGGTGGGGCTTACCCGTTACCTTGGTTTTTATCCGGATTACTCAACCGCTGCCAATGCCGATTACTTTGATATGCGCAACGGCGTATTTACCCGTTATAAGCCCGAAAGCCCGTTATTTTTATCGCCACCACACACCCAAAACTTTTACCAGTTATTACAACATGGCTTTGATAACCTGGCCGGCATCAAACTGGCTGCTGATGAACGCCGTTACCTGATTACCCGCTTGTTAGAGTATTATGCACTGCACATTGAAGGCTTTGGCAACATACACTCACACGAAGTACTGGAAGAGGTGTTGAGTTAA
- a CDS encoding AI-2E family transporter codes for MLYLSRTIRLLLLFVLSIAILYISKSVLVPLTFGAVLAMLLLPLSRWLERRGINRGISSLVSLLLFGLMVAGLVFLLHWQIGDLLKDFSKLQEQLTNLFNEMRDYVRSQFGISTRQQQQILKEQQSGGMEKAAGMAIGTLMSTLGLLVSTVLVMVYVFLFLYFRRHFKTFILRLVSVESKTTAEKVIDEASCVTQQYLTGLGLMIVMLWILYGIGFSIVGIKSAIFFAILCGILEIVPFAGNITGTAITVLIAFAQGGDINMVFGVLITYAIVQFTQTYILEPLIVGNQVNLNPLFTILIIVVGEAIWGIAGMVLAIPVLGMFKVVCDNVDPLKPYGYLIGNQSGKADNSIFKRMASAKNNQL; via the coding sequence ATGCTGTATTTATCACGTACCATCCGCTTATTGTTGCTGTTTGTTTTAAGCATCGCCATTCTGTATATATCCAAATCAGTGCTTGTGCCGCTTACTTTTGGTGCGGTACTAGCCATGCTTTTATTGCCGCTTAGCCGTTGGTTAGAGCGTAGGGGTATCAACCGGGGTATATCGTCTTTAGTTAGCCTACTGCTGTTTGGGTTGATGGTTGCAGGTTTGGTCTTTTTACTGCATTGGCAGATAGGCGATTTATTAAAAGACTTTTCTAAACTGCAGGAGCAGCTCACTAATCTGTTTAATGAAATGCGCGATTATGTAAGGTCGCAATTTGGTATTTCGACACGTCAACAGCAGCAAATTTTAAAAGAGCAGCAATCGGGCGGCATGGAAAAGGCCGCCGGAATGGCTATTGGTACCCTGATGTCTACACTGGGTTTATTGGTAAGTACAGTACTGGTTATGGTATATGTGTTCTTGTTTCTTTACTTCAGGCGGCATTTTAAAACTTTTATTTTGCGTTTGGTATCTGTTGAAAGTAAGACTACTGCCGAGAAGGTTATTGATGAAGCCAGTTGCGTAACGCAGCAATACCTCACCGGTTTAGGTTTGATGATTGTGATGCTATGGATTCTTTATGGCATCGGGTTTAGCATTGTAGGTATTAAAAGCGCTATCTTCTTTGCTATACTATGCGGTATTCTGGAGATTGTTCCGTTTGCCGGGAATATTACGGGTACGGCCATCACAGTGTTAATTGCTTTTGCGCAGGGTGGGGATATAAATATGGTTTTCGGGGTGTTAATTACTTATGCTATAGTGCAATTTACCCAAACCTATATTCTGGAGCCACTAATTGTAGGCAATCAGGTAAATCTTAATCCCTTGTTTACCATCTTGATTATTGTAGTGGGCGAAGCCATATGGGGAATTGCAGGTATGGTGCTGGCTATACCGGTGTTAGGTATGTTTAAAGTGGTGTGCGATAATGTAGATCCCTTAAAGCCTTATGGATACCTGATTGGTAACCAAAGCGGCAAGGCCGATAATAGTATTTTTAAACGAATGGCCAGCGCTAAGAATAATCAGCTTTAA
- a CDS encoding alpha/beta hydrolase translates to MKKIFIVLLLLPAFWAQAQQTYVTEKNIHYYPDADNKKDAYIDSQCTLDFYYPKNVKDFATIVWFHGGGITGGAKEIPKALMDKGYAIIGVGYRLSPKVKAPAYIEDAAAAVAWAFMHVGQYGGSNKQIYLSGHSAGGYLAMMITLNKKYLAKYNVDANQVAELIPFSGQCITHFTIRSEQGIKDTQPTIDEYAPLYWVRADAPPMLLITGDAEMELLGRYEENTYMLRMMKLTGHKSTRLFQLQGFDHGGMATPAFPLLLKEVAARQKQIK, encoded by the coding sequence ATGAAAAAGATTTTCATCGTGTTATTACTCTTGCCGGCGTTTTGGGCGCAAGCGCAGCAAACTTACGTAACCGAAAAAAATATCCATTATTATCCGGATGCCGATAATAAGAAAGACGCCTACATCGACTCACAATGCACCCTCGACTTTTATTACCCTAAAAATGTAAAAGATTTTGCCACTATTGTATGGTTTCATGGCGGCGGCATAACCGGCGGCGCTAAAGAAATACCTAAAGCATTAATGGATAAAGGTTATGCCATAATTGGTGTTGGCTACCGGCTGTCGCCTAAAGTAAAAGCTCCTGCTTATATTGAAGATGCCGCTGCTGCGGTTGCATGGGCGTTTATGCATGTAGGCCAGTATGGCGGCAGCAATAAGCAGATTTACCTGAGCGGGCACTCGGCTGGTGGTTACCTGGCTATGATGATCACGCTCAACAAAAAATATTTGGCTAAATATAATGTTGATGCCAACCAGGTAGCCGAGCTTATTCCGTTTAGTGGGCAGTGCATTACGCACTTTACCATCCGGAGCGAGCAAGGAATAAAAGATACGCAGCCTACTATTGACGAGTATGCGCCGCTTTATTGGGTAAGAGCCGATGCACCCCCTATGCTGCTCATTACTGGCGATGCCGAAATGGAGTTGTTAGGCCGGTATGAGGAAAATACCTATATGCTCCGCATGATGAAGCTGACAGGACACAAGAGTACCCGGCTTTTCCAGCTCCAGGGTTTTGATCATGGCGGCATGGCTACACCGGCTTTCCCGTTGCTTTTAAAAGAGGTTGCTGCACGTCAAAAGCAAATTAAATAA